A section of the Microbacterium sp. MM2322 genome encodes:
- a CDS encoding LPXTG cell wall anchor domain-containing protein, translated as MNTMLSRALLGTLVAGGITLFGAAAAQAAESNTSGEDGLLSGTQALLNVDIPITVGDTAISLVGDSSTESSGTKESSAPSGGASSASTDGSKGAASGSQAIIDVSVPVTVTDTAVSVIGDSTTESTDAAAPAAPSAPTPSASTDGSDGVASGTQVVAPVKAPVTITDTAVSVIGDSTTESTDAAAPAAPSTPTPSASTDGSDGVASGTQVVAPVKAPVTITDTAVSVIGDSTTEGTDAAAPAAPSTPTPSASTDGSDGVASGTQVVAPVTVPATVEDVAISVIGDSTSESTDAATPAAPPTGAIGTPSTDGSDGIGSGTQVVSPITLPVTVDDTALSVIGDSTSTGGGSAGAPGSGVTTPGAPETSGENAIGGGTQILLPIDIPLTVGDTAISIIGDSTVTEPGTDPTDPVDPVDPVDPVDPVDPVDPVDPVDPVDPVDPVDPVDPVDPVDPVDPGTDPVDPGVDPVDPTDPGTDPSDPGTDPTEPGTSPVDPTDPGTIPGDTPGTGTDDQIPGAGTAPMAPAATASETDGSLAQTGGVPVTWMPLAALALIAAGAVLTLRRRTV; from the coding sequence ATGAACACCATGTTGTCGCGCGCCCTTCTGGGCACGCTGGTCGCCGGAGGCATCACGCTCTTCGGCGCGGCGGCCGCGCAGGCCGCAGAATCGAACACCTCAGGAGAAGACGGTCTGCTTTCGGGCACCCAGGCGCTTCTGAACGTCGACATCCCCATCACCGTCGGCGACACCGCGATCTCTCTGGTCGGTGACTCATCAACGGAGTCGAGTGGCACGAAGGAGTCGTCCGCTCCATCGGGCGGCGCATCCTCCGCATCCACCGATGGCTCGAAGGGTGCGGCATCCGGCTCGCAGGCGATCATCGACGTCTCCGTTCCCGTCACCGTGACGGACACGGCGGTCTCGGTGATCGGCGACAGCACCACCGAGAGCACGGATGCCGCGGCCCCCGCCGCACCGTCCGCGCCCACACCGTCGGCTTCGACGGACGGTTCTGACGGAGTCGCCTCCGGCACGCAGGTCGTCGCACCGGTAAAAGCTCCCGTCACGATCACCGACACCGCAGTCTCCGTCATCGGCGACAGCACCACCGAGAGCACGGATGCCGCGGCCCCCGCCGCACCGTCGACGCCCACACCGTCGGCTTCGACGGACGGCTCGGACGGAGTCGCCTCCGGCACCCAGGTCGTCGCACCGGTAAAGGCTCCCGTCACGATCACCGACACCGCAGTCTCCGTCATCGGCGACAGCACCACCGAGGGCACGGATGCCGCGGCCCCCGCCGCACCGTCGACGCCCACACCGTCGGCTTCGACGGACGGCTCGGACGGAGTCGCCTCCGGCACCCAGGTCGTCGCACCGGTCACCGTTCCCGCGACGGTCGAGGACGTAGCAATCTCCGTCATCGGCGACAGCACGAGTGAGAGCACGGATGCCGCAACGCCGGCCGCACCGCCTACCGGCGCTATCGGAACCCCGTCCACCGACGGTTCCGACGGCATCGGCTCGGGCACTCAGGTCGTCAGCCCGATCACCCTCCCGGTGACCGTCGACGACACCGCCCTCTCCGTCATCGGCGACAGCACGTCGACCGGCGGCGGATCCGCAGGTGCGCCCGGCTCCGGTGTCACGACGCCCGGAGCACCGGAGACCTCGGGCGAGAACGCCATCGGCGGCGGCACGCAGATCCTGCTGCCGATCGACATCCCGCTCACGGTCGGCGACACGGCCATCTCGATCATCGGCGACAGCACGGTGACCGAGCCTGGCACGGACCCCACCGACCCGGTGGACCCCGTTGACCCGGTTGACCCGGTGGACCCGGTGGACCCTGTTGACCCGGTCGACCCCGTTGACCCGGTGGACCCCGTTGACCCGGTGGACCCCGTTGACCCGGTGGACCCGGTGGACCCCGTCGACCCGGGCACCGATCCCGTCGACCCGGGCGTGGACCCCGTCGACCCGACCGACCCCGGCACGGACCCGAGCGACCCCGGCACGGACCCGACGGAGCCGGGCACCAGCCCGGTAGACCCGACGGACCCGGGCACGATCCCCGGCGACACCCCCGGCACGGGCACCGACGACCAGATCCCCGGCGCCGGCACCGCTCCGATGGCTCCTGCGGCCACCGCGAGCGAGACCGACGGGTCGCTGGCTCAGACTGGCGGCGTCCCGGTGACGTGGATGCCCCTGGCTGCCCTGGCGCTGATCGCCGCGGGAGCGGTGCTGACCCTGCGTCGTCGCACCGTTTGA
- the rplI gene encoding 50S ribosomal protein L9 encodes MAKLILTNEVTGLGSAGDVIEVKNGYARNYLIPQGFAVAWSRGGEKQVASIRAARESRAIHDHEEAVALKNTLESNTVKLTVKAGAEGRLFGSVKTADVADAVKAAGFGDLDKRKIHITSPIKAVGEHEATVRLRDDLTAVITLQVVAAK; translated from the coding sequence ATGGCAAAGCTGATTCTCACGAACGAGGTCACCGGGCTCGGTAGCGCCGGTGACGTCATCGAGGTCAAGAACGGGTACGCCCGTAACTACCTCATCCCCCAGGGCTTCGCAGTGGCCTGGAGCCGCGGTGGCGAGAAGCAGGTGGCGTCCATTCGCGCCGCCCGCGAGTCCCGCGCGATCCACGACCACGAAGAGGCTGTGGCGCTCAAGAACACGCTCGAGTCGAACACGGTCAAGCTGACCGTCAAGGCCGGCGCTGAAGGCCGTCTGTTCGGTTCGGTCAAGACCGCCGACGTGGCCGACGCCGTCAAGGCCGCCGGTTTCGGCGACCTCGACAAGCGCAAGATCCACATCACCTCGCCGATCAAGGCCGTGGGCGAGCACGAGGCGACCGTTCGCCTGCGTGACGACCTCACCGCCGTGATCACCCTGCAGGTGGTCGCCGCCAAGTAG
- the rpsR gene encoding 30S ribosomal protein S18, with product MAGKATGDRRKPRKGAKNAAPAKAIRVGVIDYKDVATLRKFISERGKIRARRITGVSVQEQRLIAKAIKNAREMALLPYAGAGR from the coding sequence ATGGCTGGAAAGGCAACCGGCGATCGCCGTAAGCCGCGGAAGGGCGCGAAGAACGCCGCTCCCGCGAAGGCGATCCGCGTCGGCGTCATTGACTACAAGGACGTCGCAACGCTTCGCAAGTTCATCTCGGAGCGTGGGAAGATCCGCGCCCGTCGTATCACCGGAGTCTCGGTGCAGGAGCAGCGTCTGATCGCGAAGGCGATCAAGAACGCCCGCGAAATGGCGCTCCTGCCCTACGCCGGCGCTGGCCGGTAA
- a CDS encoding single-stranded DNA-binding protein — MAGETIITVVGNLTADPELRYTQNGLPVANFTIASTPRSFDRQANEWKDGEALFMRASVWREFAEHVAGSLTKGMRVVATGRLKQRSYQDREGNNRTAIELEVDEIGPSLRYATAQVTRAASSGGNGGGGGGGSFGGGQQQSRPQVQADEPWATPGTSAPDAWSAPGTSYGDDTPF; from the coding sequence ATGGCCGGCGAGACCATCATCACGGTCGTGGGAAACCTCACGGCGGACCCCGAGCTGCGTTACACGCAGAACGGTCTTCCCGTCGCGAACTTCACGATCGCATCGACGCCGCGCAGCTTCGACCGTCAAGCCAACGAGTGGAAGGACGGCGAAGCGCTGTTCATGCGCGCGTCGGTCTGGCGCGAGTTCGCTGAGCACGTTGCAGGCTCGCTCACCAAGGGCATGCGGGTCGTCGCGACCGGTCGCCTGAAGCAGCGCTCCTACCAGGACCGCGAAGGCAACAACCGCACCGCGATCGAGCTGGAGGTCGACGAGATCGGCCCCTCGCTCCGCTACGCGACTGCCCAGGTCACCCGCGCCGCGTCCAGCGGTGGCAATGGTGGCGGCGGCGGTGGCGGCAGCTTCGGCGGCGGTCAGCAGCAGTCGCGTCCGCAGGTTCAGGCAGACGAGCCCTGGGCGACGCCCGGGACTTCGGCTCCGGACGCCTGGAGCGCGCCCGGGACGAGCTACGGCGACGACACCCCGTTCTGA
- the rpsF gene encoding 30S ribosomal protein S6, giving the protein MTHIHQYELMVILDPEIDERQVAPKLDGFLKVITADGGSIENVDVWGKRRLAYEIQKKNEGIYAVVNFTATSEATQELDRQLKLNEQIMRTKVLRAEEAIALVAAEKERADAKAARKAAKA; this is encoded by the coding sequence GTGACGCACATCCACCAGTACGAACTCATGGTCATCCTCGACCCCGAGATCGACGAGCGCCAGGTCGCTCCCAAGCTCGACGGTTTCCTCAAGGTCATCACCGCAGACGGTGGCTCCATTGAGAACGTCGACGTCTGGGGCAAGCGCCGTCTCGCCTACGAGATCCAGAAGAAGAACGAGGGCATCTACGCCGTCGTCAACTTCACCGCCACGAGCGAGGCCACGCAGGAGCTCGACCGTCAGCTCAAGCTGAACGAGCAGATCATGCGTACCAAGGTCCTCCGCGCAGAAGAGGCGATCGCTCTGGTCGCTGCCGAGAAGGAGCGCGCCGACGCCAAGGCCGCCCGCAAGGCTGCGAAGGCATAA
- a CDS encoding WYL domain-containing protein translates to MSSPSHRMLDLLSVLQSRRDWGGQELADRLGVTVRTVRRDVDRLRELGYAITAAKGPYGGYRLSPGDELPPLLFDDEQAVAIAVALQSASGVDITDAAARALATLRQVMPSHLRHRIDGIRFETGPPAEQVATAALEAVSVAARERRTLRFDYGDDADRPARHAEPHAVVARDGRWYVVAWDRDAADWRILRLDRLRPRQGGGVPFEPREIPTGDAQTYLAARFKGSETADRWPVTGEITLPLPARRIAPWLGDAELAERPDGTCVVRIGSWSWAGVLAWALRFDVPFEVVGPPELAAAAAEVGSRMAASVTGPVIR, encoded by the coding sequence ATGTCGTCGCCGTCGCACCGGATGCTGGATCTGCTGTCCGTCCTGCAGTCGCGCCGCGACTGGGGAGGCCAGGAACTCGCCGACCGGCTCGGGGTGACCGTCCGCACGGTCCGCCGGGACGTCGACCGGCTGCGGGAGCTCGGCTACGCGATCACGGCGGCGAAGGGCCCGTACGGCGGGTACCGACTGAGCCCGGGCGACGAACTGCCACCCCTCCTCTTCGACGACGAGCAGGCCGTGGCCATCGCCGTCGCGCTGCAGTCGGCATCCGGAGTCGACATCACGGATGCCGCGGCCCGAGCCCTCGCGACGCTGCGGCAGGTCATGCCGTCGCACCTGCGCCACCGCATCGACGGGATCCGGTTCGAGACGGGGCCGCCGGCCGAGCAGGTCGCGACCGCCGCGCTCGAAGCGGTGAGCGTCGCCGCACGCGAGCGCCGGACGCTGCGCTTCGACTACGGCGACGACGCCGATCGGCCCGCCCGGCACGCGGAACCGCACGCCGTCGTCGCTCGCGACGGACGCTGGTACGTGGTCGCGTGGGACAGGGATGCCGCGGACTGGCGCATCCTCCGGCTCGACCGGCTGCGGCCCCGCCAGGGCGGCGGGGTCCCGTTCGAGCCGCGCGAGATCCCGACGGGGGATGCGCAGACGTATCTCGCGGCCAGGTTCAAGGGATCCGAGACGGCGGACCGGTGGCCCGTGACGGGAGAGATCACCCTGCCGCTGCCGGCTCGGCGGATCGCACCCTGGCTCGGCGACGCCGAGCTCGCGGAGCGCCCGGACGGCACGTGCGTCGTGCGGATCGGGTCGTGGTCGTGGGCGGGGGTGCTCGCCTGGGCGCTGCGGTTCGACGTGCCGTTCGAGGTCGTCGGCCCACCGGAGTTGGCCGCCGCGGCGGCCGAGGTGGGGAGCCGGATGGCGGCGTCCGTGACCGGGCCGGTCATCCGCTAG
- a CDS encoding VOC family protein: MTLSTTTHLNFHGDARAALEFYGRVFDGTVSVTTYAQVGMPAEAPGAEKVVFGILVAADGFRLMAYDVPGEKRGAEAVAGSTRRENGATITDRAFFVSLQGDTLDEVAARWESLADGATVIEPLAASPWSAGFGMLTDRFGVTWVVDVRAAHAG, translated from the coding sequence ATGACCCTCTCCACCACCACGCACCTCAACTTCCACGGCGACGCCCGCGCCGCGCTCGAGTTCTACGGCCGCGTGTTCGACGGCACCGTCTCGGTGACGACGTACGCGCAGGTCGGCATGCCCGCCGAGGCGCCCGGCGCCGAGAAGGTCGTGTTCGGCATCCTCGTCGCGGCGGACGGCTTCCGCCTGATGGCGTACGACGTCCCGGGCGAGAAGCGGGGCGCCGAGGCCGTGGCCGGTTCGACCCGCCGCGAGAACGGCGCCACGATCACCGACCGCGCCTTCTTCGTCTCGCTGCAGGGCGACACCCTCGACGAGGTCGCCGCACGCTGGGAGTCCCTCGCCGACGGCGCGACGGTCATCGAGCCACTCGCCGCGTCGCCGTGGAGCGCCGGCTTCGGCATGCTCACCGACCGCTTCGGCGTGACGTGGGTCGTCGACGTGCGCGCGGCCCACGCTGGCTGA
- a CDS encoding DUF6716 putative glycosyltransferase: protein MRVVAIADADSFVKWSAALIDSAPSVDPHLLLVQTPLVVSAAQEHAALAGTGIRPEAVTRIAYDDVADWLTKDRPDVVVIGGRGPFVRLVIRQIDRVTPRPVVVSGLPGMSIPAQRGAALYRRHCDLMIVHSRREQRAFAKLAERLGLKMRLGLATLPYARPAHESAGGTDLVFAAQAIVPREPEERRQLADILRAAALADPSRRVVLKLRSRPELGETETHFERTGLTDLLRDRPDNLVFSHEPMSRALETAEGLVTVSSTAAIEAMAAGVPVIALTTFGVSKAHLNTVFSGSGVQGSADDVIARRFRHPRPEWLADNYFHDPSESTWWKEVERLVDLRRRGALAPRVVPIARGGMLHEAWQRKAVLGSEDHTVTGAVALAVGKPLVWAILTARKVLGRRGAESWSDAGSDITVTPAQYQDPIVRPRRSVLATAVID, encoded by the coding sequence ATGCGCGTCGTCGCGATCGCCGACGCCGACTCCTTCGTGAAGTGGTCGGCGGCGCTCATCGACTCCGCGCCGTCGGTGGATCCGCACCTGCTGCTCGTGCAGACGCCGCTCGTGGTGAGCGCCGCTCAGGAGCATGCCGCGTTGGCGGGCACCGGCATCCGTCCCGAGGCGGTCACCCGTATCGCGTACGACGACGTCGCCGACTGGCTCACGAAGGACCGGCCCGACGTCGTCGTGATCGGCGGTCGTGGTCCCTTCGTGCGGCTCGTGATCCGTCAGATCGACCGTGTCACCCCGCGTCCGGTCGTCGTCTCGGGGCTGCCCGGGATGTCGATTCCCGCCCAGCGTGGTGCGGCCCTGTACCGCCGCCACTGCGATCTGATGATCGTCCACTCCCGGCGCGAGCAGCGAGCGTTCGCCAAGCTTGCCGAGCGGCTCGGTCTGAAGATGCGCCTCGGCCTCGCGACGCTGCCCTACGCCCGGCCCGCGCACGAATCCGCCGGCGGCACCGACCTCGTCTTCGCCGCGCAGGCGATCGTGCCGCGCGAGCCCGAGGAGCGTCGCCAGCTCGCCGACATCCTCCGCGCAGCGGCGCTCGCCGACCCGTCGCGTCGCGTCGTCCTGAAGCTCCGCTCGCGTCCGGAGCTCGGCGAGACCGAGACGCACTTCGAGCGCACCGGACTCACCGACCTGCTGCGGGACCGGCCCGACAACCTCGTCTTCTCGCACGAGCCGATGTCCCGCGCCCTCGAGACCGCCGAAGGGCTCGTCACCGTCAGCTCCACCGCCGCGATCGAGGCGATGGCGGCGGGCGTCCCCGTCATCGCACTCACGACGTTCGGCGTCTCAAAAGCTCACCTCAACACCGTCTTCAGCGGCAGCGGCGTGCAGGGAAGTGCCGACGACGTGATCGCGCGCCGGTTCCGGCATCCTCGCCCCGAATGGCTGGCCGACAACTACTTCCACGACCCGAGCGAATCCACCTGGTGGAAAGAGGTCGAACGCCTCGTCGACCTCCGCCGGCGCGGCGCGTTGGCGCCCCGTGTGGTGCCGATCGCGCGCGGCGGGATGCTGCACGAGGCGTGGCAGCGCAAGGCGGTCCTCGGATCGGAGGACCACACCGTCACGGGTGCCGTCGCGCTCGCGGTGGGCAAGCCGCTGGTCTGGGCGATTCTCACCGCCCGCAAGGTGCTCGGTCGCCGCGGGGCGGAAAGCTGGTCCGACGCCGGCAGCGACATCACCGTGACGCCGGCCCAGTATCAGGACCCGATCGTGCGTCCGCGCCGTTCCGTCCTCGCCACCGCCGTCATCGACTGA
- a CDS encoding N-acetylneuraminate synthase family protein, with translation MTVTIGNHVLGGGHPVYVIAEIGLNHNGDVELAKQLIDVAANAGANAVKFQKRTPEIATPAHMRDTLRETPWGTMTYLEYRYRVEFDREQYIEIGDYATMRGLDWFASPWDVPSVEFLEDLGVVAHKVASASLTDIELLEALRATGKPVILSTGMSTIDQIDRALEVLGTDRTVLMHATSTYPMEPEEANIKMIASLRDRYAGIPVGYSGHERGLQISLAAVSLGAVAVERHITLDRTMWGSDHAASLEPAGLEHLVRDIRVIETALGDGVKRIYDGELAPMAKLRRVPA, from the coding sequence ATGACGGTGACCATCGGAAACCACGTACTCGGCGGCGGACACCCCGTGTACGTCATCGCCGAGATCGGCCTCAACCACAACGGCGATGTCGAGCTGGCCAAGCAGCTCATCGACGTCGCCGCGAACGCCGGCGCCAACGCCGTCAAGTTCCAGAAGCGCACGCCCGAGATCGCGACCCCCGCGCACATGCGCGACACCCTGCGCGAGACGCCGTGGGGAACCATGACGTACCTCGAGTACCGTTACCGCGTCGAGTTCGACCGCGAGCAGTACATCGAGATCGGCGACTACGCGACCATGCGCGGCCTCGACTGGTTCGCGTCCCCGTGGGACGTGCCGAGTGTGGAGTTCCTCGAGGACCTGGGCGTCGTCGCCCACAAGGTCGCCTCGGCGAGCCTCACCGACATCGAGCTGCTCGAGGCCCTGCGGGCCACCGGCAAGCCCGTCATCCTCTCGACCGGGATGTCGACGATCGACCAGATCGACCGCGCCCTCGAGGTCCTCGGCACCGACCGGACGGTCCTCATGCACGCGACGTCGACCTACCCGATGGAGCCCGAAGAGGCGAACATCAAGATGATCGCGTCGCTGCGCGACCGTTACGCCGGTATCCCCGTCGGCTACTCCGGACACGAGCGGGGTCTGCAGATCTCCCTCGCCGCCGTCTCGCTCGGCGCCGTCGCGGTGGAGCGTCACATCACCCTCGACCGCACGATGTGGGGCTCCGACCACGCGGCCTCGCTCGAGCCCGCGGGACTCGAGCACCTCGTCCGCGACATCCGTGTCATCGAGACGGCCCTCGGCGACGGCGTCAAGCGCATCTACGACGGTGAGCTCGCGCCGATGGCGAAGCTGCGCCGCGTTCCGGCCTGA
- a CDS encoding acylneuraminate cytidylyltransferase, with product MTVADTVETIAIIPARGGSKGVPGKNVARVGGIPLIVRAVRAAQASGVIDLVVVSTDDEAIGAAARGAGARVVARPADISGDTASSESALLHALDALAAEGISPRVTAFLQATSPFIPSGALREAVAAVRDGQADSAFSARESYEFVWRRDADGAAAAIGHDAAHRPRRQDRDPHFVETGAFYVFTTEGFRAAKHRFFGRTEIVEVPEATAIEIDDPGQLRAAQALAPLVDPPEPLAATVVVTDFDGVHTDDTAWVDAAGTEHVRVSRSDGMGVALLRRAGVPVLILSTEQNAVVRARAEKLQVEVVHGVDDKASVLRQWAADRGVDLAETAYLGNDVNDLPAMALVGWPVAVADARSEVLAAARVVLTRNGGDGAVRELADRVLAAR from the coding sequence ATGACCGTGGCTGACACCGTCGAGACGATCGCGATCATCCCGGCCCGCGGCGGATCCAAAGGCGTGCCCGGCAAGAACGTCGCCCGCGTCGGCGGCATCCCGCTCATCGTCCGCGCGGTGCGCGCCGCGCAGGCATCCGGTGTGATCGACCTCGTCGTGGTCTCGACGGACGACGAGGCCATCGGGGCCGCCGCGCGCGGGGCGGGCGCCCGGGTCGTCGCACGTCCCGCCGACATCTCGGGGGACACGGCCAGCTCCGAGAGTGCGCTCCTTCACGCCCTCGACGCGCTCGCAGCGGAGGGGATCTCCCCGCGGGTGACGGCGTTCCTCCAGGCCACGAGCCCCTTCATCCCCTCGGGCGCGCTGCGCGAGGCCGTCGCCGCCGTCCGTGACGGGCAGGCTGACAGCGCGTTCTCCGCGCGGGAGAGTTACGAGTTCGTCTGGCGACGGGATGCCGACGGTGCTGCGGCCGCGATCGGTCACGACGCCGCGCACCGCCCCCGCCGACAGGACCGCGACCCGCACTTCGTCGAGACCGGCGCGTTCTACGTCTTCACGACCGAGGGATTCCGCGCGGCGAAGCACCGCTTCTTCGGACGCACTGAGATCGTCGAGGTGCCCGAGGCGACCGCGATCGAGATCGACGATCCCGGCCAGCTTCGCGCGGCGCAGGCGCTCGCTCCCCTGGTCGACCCGCCCGAGCCGCTCGCCGCGACGGTCGTCGTGACCGACTTCGACGGCGTCCACACCGACGACACGGCGTGGGTGGATGCCGCCGGCACCGAACACGTCCGCGTGAGCCGCTCCGACGGCATGGGCGTCGCGCTCCTCCGGCGCGCGGGAGTGCCGGTGCTGATCCTGTCGACGGAGCAGAACGCTGTCGTCCGGGCCCGCGCCGAGAAGCTGCAGGTCGAGGTGGTCCACGGAGTTGACGACAAGGCATCCGTTCTCCGTCAGTGGGCAGCCGACCGCGGTGTCGACCTGGCAGAGACGGCCTACCTCGGGAACGACGTCAACGACCTGCCCGCGATGGCGCTGGTGGGGTGGCCGGTCGCGGTCGCCGATGCCCGATCCGAGGTGCTGGCCGCCGCCCGCGTGGTCCTGACGCGCAACGGCGGTGACGGGGCGGTCCGCGAACTCGCCGACCGCGTGCTCGCCGCGCGCTGA
- a CDS encoding polysialyltransferase family glycosyltransferase, whose amino-acid sequence MTQIFVLNSAYGLMTAVAAMDAGALPASPSGRILVAVNAAIIPEAGEGIVDAPHLASLRARFDRVIDLNELLAPERPPHWRVGSSAAPVLQRLLRQAWGIGDSEVELFLQSPQVAPSRVFIDVFAGAPVSIVGDGLMTYSPIRNRWPHTVAGRVVGVVYADTVPGVEPLLFAGTPRVPVAAAALRTVMEEVAAATDDPDIDALDALERPALVLGQYLSALKLISPEEELQMQCDMIDRALEWEPGAIVFKPHPSAAPALIDDLAAHAATRGVAFAVFRGGTPAEVLALRLPFVGAVAGFSTALPTLQALTGLPIAAVGTEVLLQRLTPFENGNRIPVTIIDALTRTDSPYRGERMQHLVDAVGFAMQPVIAAHLRPRAEEFLADAPVDERDRYFARTRLTSLGLTGGARPGLLARAMGTQGAASRITEVQLAIRGAQRRSRRAWKALRGG is encoded by the coding sequence ATGACGCAGATCTTCGTGCTCAATTCGGCATACGGCCTCATGACGGCGGTGGCCGCAATGGATGCCGGTGCTCTCCCGGCCTCCCCGTCGGGGCGCATCCTCGTTGCGGTCAACGCGGCGATCATCCCCGAGGCCGGTGAGGGAATCGTCGACGCACCGCACCTCGCGAGCCTGCGGGCCCGGTTCGACCGGGTCATCGATCTCAACGAACTCCTCGCGCCGGAAAGGCCACCGCACTGGCGGGTCGGCTCGAGCGCGGCCCCGGTGCTGCAGCGTCTCCTGCGGCAGGCGTGGGGCATCGGCGACAGCGAGGTCGAGCTGTTCCTGCAGAGCCCCCAGGTTGCGCCGTCGCGCGTGTTCATCGACGTCTTCGCCGGTGCGCCGGTGTCGATCGTGGGTGACGGTCTCATGACGTACTCGCCGATCCGCAACCGGTGGCCCCACACGGTCGCCGGCCGCGTCGTCGGCGTCGTCTACGCGGATACCGTGCCCGGAGTCGAGCCGCTGCTGTTCGCCGGTACGCCGCGCGTGCCGGTTGCGGCTGCAGCACTCCGCACGGTGATGGAAGAGGTCGCCGCGGCAACGGACGATCCCGACATCGACGCGCTCGACGCTCTCGAGCGACCCGCCCTCGTCCTCGGCCAATACCTCTCGGCGTTGAAGCTCATCTCGCCCGAAGAGGAACTGCAGATGCAGTGCGACATGATCGACCGGGCCCTCGAGTGGGAGCCCGGAGCGATCGTGTTCAAGCCGCATCCGTCCGCCGCTCCCGCACTGATCGACGACCTCGCCGCGCACGCGGCGACCCGCGGCGTCGCCTTCGCCGTCTTCCGCGGCGGCACTCCGGCCGAGGTCCTCGCCCTCCGACTGCCGTTCGTCGGCGCGGTCGCGGGATTCTCCACCGCTCTGCCCACACTGCAGGCGCTGACCGGACTGCCGATCGCCGCCGTCGGCACCGAGGTGCTCCTGCAGCGTCTCACGCCGTTCGAGAACGGCAACCGCATCCCGGTGACGATCATCGATGCGCTCACCCGCACCGATTCCCCGTACCGGGGCGAGCGGATGCAGCATCTCGTCGACGCCGTCGGATTCGCGATGCAGCCCGTCATCGCCGCACACCTCCGCCCCCGCGCCGAGGAGTTCCTCGCGGATGCTCCCGTCGACGAGCGCGACCGCTACTTCGCCCGCACGCGATTGACTTCGCTCGGACTCACGGGCGGCGCGCGCCCGGGGCTGCTCGCCCGCGCCATGGGGACGCAGGGCGCAGCGAGCCGGATCACGGAGGTCCAGTTGGCGATTCGCGGTGCGCAGCGCCGGAGCAGGCGGGCCTGGAAGGCCCTGCGAGGAGGATGA